One window from the genome of Paenibacillus azoreducens encodes:
- the recQ gene encoding DNA helicase RecQ, producing the protein MSVETMTLERAQQLLQTYYGYPDFRDGQKKIVLSLLEGNDTLGIMPTGGGKSICYQIPALMLPGLTLVVSPLISLMKDQVDALTAMGIQAAYINSTLSGKEVNERIRAARRGELKLLYVAPERLEVDWFRDEMGNLSISCVAVDEAHCVSQWGHDFRTSYLAVAPFVQSLPQRPIVAAFTATATPEVTEDMVRLLRLEEPEVFVTGLSRDNLAMSVLRGENKREFVLKYAAAHSHQPGIIYAATRKDVDDLYERLRSAGIASGRYHAGMTDEERAASQEAFLYDDIRVMVATNAFGMGIDKSNVRYVIHFNMPKNMEAYIQEAGRAGRDGEPSQCILLFSAQDIMTQKFLIEQNPQDGDRKANDYRKLQQMVDYCYTTRCLRSAMLDYFGEEHEDKSCGICSSCTDERELTDMTIDAQKIFSCIHRMRERFGISMVASVLKGSRNKKVLQYRFDGLSTYGTMADRTEKEISEIINVMVSEGYLMLSEGQYPVLKLQPLAAEVLKGQRRVMQRMPAKSAEETIGARSRSGRKHDYSQSAVNETIFEQLRLIRRELAGREHVPSYIIFNDATLREMSVVCPQTEDDMLKVKGVGEVKFRKYGRPFLDFFREQGDDRYDDDYE; encoded by the coding sequence ATGAGTGTAGAAACGATGACGTTGGAACGGGCGCAGCAATTGCTGCAAACTTATTATGGTTATCCGGATTTCCGGGATGGCCAGAAAAAAATCGTTCTCAGTCTGCTCGAAGGAAACGACACGCTGGGGATTATGCCGACTGGCGGCGGCAAGTCGATCTGCTATCAGATTCCGGCGCTGATGCTGCCGGGACTAACGCTGGTTGTTTCACCTTTGATCTCACTGATGAAGGATCAGGTAGATGCGTTGACCGCCATGGGCATCCAGGCTGCGTATATTAACAGCACGCTGAGCGGCAAAGAGGTGAATGAACGGATTCGCGCCGCGAGACGCGGGGAGCTGAAACTGCTTTATGTGGCCCCTGAGCGGCTGGAAGTGGATTGGTTCCGGGATGAAATGGGCAATTTGTCCATCTCCTGCGTTGCCGTTGACGAAGCGCACTGCGTATCCCAGTGGGGACATGATTTTCGGACGAGCTATCTGGCGGTCGCCCCGTTCGTGCAAAGCCTTCCGCAGCGCCCGATTGTCGCCGCTTTTACGGCGACCGCGACGCCGGAAGTCACGGAGGATATGGTGCGGCTTCTGCGTCTTGAGGAGCCTGAAGTATTCGTCACGGGGCTGAGCCGCGATAATTTGGCGATGTCGGTACTGCGCGGGGAGAATAAACGTGAATTTGTTCTGAAATATGCCGCAGCTCATTCGCATCAGCCGGGCATAATCTATGCCGCGACCCGCAAGGATGTGGACGATTTGTATGAGCGTTTGCGCAGCGCAGGCATTGCCTCAGGCAGATATCATGCGGGCATGACCGATGAGGAGCGGGCTGCCAGCCAGGAAGCGTTCCTGTATGACGACATCCGGGTGATGGTGGCGACCAACGCCTTCGGGATGGGAATCGACAAATCCAACGTGCGCTACGTCATCCATTTTAATATGCCGAAGAACATGGAGGCCTATATCCAGGAAGCCGGACGCGCGGGACGCGACGGCGAACCGAGCCAATGCATTCTGCTGTTCAGCGCGCAGGACATTATGACGCAGAAGTTTCTGATCGAGCAGAATCCGCAGGATGGGGACCGGAAAGCTAATGATTACCGCAAGCTTCAGCAGATGGTTGATTACTGCTATACGACACGCTGCCTGCGCAGCGCCATGCTGGACTATTTTGGCGAGGAGCATGAAGATAAATCATGCGGCATTTGCAGCTCCTGCACGGATGAACGCGAGCTGACGGATATGACGATCGATGCGCAAAAAATATTTTCCTGCATTCATCGCATGCGCGAGCGTTTTGGCATCTCGATGGTTGCTTCGGTGCTTAAAGGTTCACGGAATAAAAAGGTGCTTCAATACCGCTTCGACGGGCTGTCGACCTATGGGACCATGGCGGACCGGACGGAAAAAGAAATCTCGGAGATCATCAACGTGATGGTTTCTGAAGGGTACCTGATGCTGTCCGAGGGGCAATACCCGGTGCTGAAGCTGCAGCCGCTTGCGGCCGAAGTGCTGAAGGGACAGCGCAGGGTGATGCAGCGCATGCCGGCCAAAAGCGCGGAAGAAACGATTGGAGCACGAAGCAGAAGCGGGCGCAAGCATGACTATTCGCAGTCAGCCGTCAATGAAACCATATTCGAGCAGCTGCGCCTGATCCGGCGCGAACTTGCGGGACGGGAGCATGTGCCTTCCTATATTATTTTCAACGATGCGACGCTGCGGGAGATGAGCGTGGTATGCCCGCAGACCGAAGATGACATGCTGAAAGTAAAAGGCGTCGGCGAAGTGAAATTCCGCAAATACGGAAGGCCCTTCCTTGATTTTTTCCGGGAGCAGGGCGATGACCGCTATGACGACGATTATGAATAA